AAGTTTTCTCCTTATCTTATCGAGGAAAACCCTATAGGGTTGCTTTTTGCCGGGATAGAGTCTCTTCACAGGGACTTGAATGTTAAAGCGTTTGAACTCAACCTTTCTCCATTCCCCACTCTTTATGAGCTCTGGAGTTAAAACTGAGACCTCTTTCTTGAGCTCAAGACCACCCTCAGCGAGTTTCATCCCTTCCTCTGTTATTTCGACCTCTCTCTCCGCCTTGGTGTCTTCTTCCCCAATCTTTCTACCCTTCAATTCCTTAACAGGGATGAGCTTTTCAAGCTCTTTTGCCTCAGCTTCTCCTTTTTCTGCAAGGATTTTCAATGCTTTGTCAATTGGCCTCTCCTCAGAAATCGCTGCTCTTCCCTTTTCGGTGACCTCAAGAACGAGCTTTCCATCCTCCTTTCCGGCATTCGCCCACCCTTCTCTCCTTAAGATTCCAACGATAGGCCTAAGCTCATCCTCGCTCAGTACTTCCTTTAACTCATCAAGAGAAACTTTGCCCCTCTCCACAAGCAGTTTTAAGGCTCTCCTTTCTGGAAGTCCAATTTTTGCATATTTTCTCCCCAGTTCTGTTATTCTTACGATTCTCTTCTGTCTTTCATGGAGCTTTGCAAGCCCCTTGCTCTGGAGCCAGAGAACGGCTCTCATTACCGCTACCTGATCAAGTCCGGTCTCTTTAACGAGGTCTTCAAATTTCGCCTTTTTTAAATCCCTGAGCTTGATGAGAGTTAATTTTTCTTGATAGCTTAATTCCATTATCAACCCCCCGAAAGAAGTCTTACAGGACTTACTTAAAAATTGCGGTGGTAAAGATAAAAGGGTTAGAAAAGTCAGTGCTTGTGGGGGAAGAAAACGACCTTACCCGTTTTTCCAGCGCGCATGAGCTCAAAAGCTTCCTCAAACTTGTCAAATCCCTTGTACTTGTGCGTGATTATCGGGTCTAAATTGAGCTTTCCGCTTCTAAGGAGGTTGGATACGGTGTACCAAGTTTGCCACAGGTGCCTTCCGGTAATTCCATGAACTTCCAGTGCCTTGAAGATTACGAGGTTGTTGATATCAAAGGTCACTTCCCTCGGGAAGAGACCAAGAAGACTAACCCTTCCAGCGGGAGTGACCGCTTGTAGCCCCTGTTCAAGGGCCTTTGGAGCGCCGCTGAATTCAAGAAAAACGTCAACTCCATTGCCATCTGTTAGGTCTTTCACTTCCTTAACAACATCCTCTTCCATGGGATTTATAACCACATCAGCACCCACTTTTTTAGCCAGCTCTCTTCTGAAGTCACTTGGCTCGCTTACTATTACCAGGGAAGCTCCACTTGCCTTTGCTACTGCTATACCCAAGAGACCCAAGGGTCCAGCACCGGTTATGAGAACAGTCTTACCAGAAATTGGTCCGGCTAAAACCGTATCGACTGCGTTGCCTAACGGCTCCTGGAGGGTTGCGTATTCTGGAGGAATTTCCTTTGGATTTTTCCATGCATTCTGAGCTGGGACTATCGCGTATTCCGCAAAAACACCATCTGTGTCTACTCCAAATATCTTGGTGTTCTGACAGACATGATAGTTGCCGGTTTTACATTGGTAGCATTTTCCGCAAACTATATGCGTCTCTGCAGAGATGTAGTCACCTACCTGAATGTTATCCACTCCTTTTCCAACTTCCACGACCTCGCCAGCCACTTCATGTCCCATTATCTGTGGGGGCTTTATTCTGCTCTGGGCCCATTCATTCCACTCGTAGATGTGAAGGTCAGTCCCACAGATGCTGGTTGCAAGAACCTTGATGAGAACTTCTCCCTCTTTTGGCTGTGGAACGTCAACTTCAACAAGTTCAGCCCCGTAAGCGGGCTTAGTCTTCATAATGGCGGTCATTTTTTCCCCCATGGTTACCATCTCCACAGACTTTTTAACATTAATATCTTCTTGTTTTGTGATATAAAGCTTTTTGTCCCCATAAAATACCCAGCCGTTGCCCTCGGTTTTTCAAAAGGAAAAAAGCGAAATTAAGCTACAAAAAGTTTGGAAAAACCTCAGGCTACCAAAAATTTTAAATACCCCCCTCATCACAATTAAGATTGCAGATACTTGCTTGGTGGTGTCTGAATTGGAGGATAGGAAATTTGGAAAGAAGAGGATGGATAGAGGAGGCCCAAAACTGCCTCCAGTTAAGGTTGGAGAAAGATACAAGGTAAAGATAGAAGCCCTTGGAAAAGGTGGAGATGGAATAGCAAGAATTAAGGGCTTTGTGATTTTTGTCCCCAACACAAAAGTGGGGGATGAGGTGGAGATTGTTATAAACTCAGTGAAACAGAAGTTTGCATTCGGAGAAATTATTGGTTGATTCTTTCATTTCTTCCCCCTTTTATACGAAAATCTTATATTTTATTTTGTAATAGAAGTATTATGTCTATCACTGCGATGATTTAGCGACTTTGTCACTACTTTAAAGACTCACCTATTAAGGAAGTGTGAGTAATGCCGGTTATAATAGTTACCGGGAGAGGGGGAGCTGGTAAAACCACAACCACTGCAAATCTAAGCGTGTATTTTGCTCAAAAGGAATATAGGACTTTAGCTATAGATGGCGATCTCTTCTTGCCCAATCTCGGCTTTCATTTTGCTTTGGATAATGTAAATTATACTGTCCATTCCCTTCTCAAAAATCCCGAAGTTGATCCGGAATGGGCAATCTACAAACACGCAAAGACCGGAGTTAACGTGATGCCCGGTAGCACTAGGCTACAAGATGTAATAGGTATATCACCCAAAAGATTAAGGGATATCGTCGAGCAGATGAGGTATAAGTTTCCGGTGGTTTTTGTCGATTCTCCCACCGGAATTCCCTTTGATACCCTTCCAACTTTTGAAGTTGCTGACTATCAAATAATAGTTGTTGAAGTTGAAAGATCGCCGATTTATTCCTTTGAAACAATGGTGGAGAATGAGATTAACAAGCTTAAGGCAATAGGCGAGGAATATGGGTTAAAGATTGGAGTAGTGCTAAACAAGGTCAGGGAGTCTGAAGAGGTTATAGACCACATAATAGACGAGATCACTGAAAACGTTGGCCTGCCGGTTGTAGGGGTAATACCATTTGATGAACATGTTCCAGAATCCATAAACGTTGGGATTCCAATATTAGCCTATAAACCAAGAAGCGATGCGGCTATAGCGTTTTATGAGGCTGGAGAGATATTGGAAGAATGGATGTTTAAGAAGGCTAAAAAGATCTAAAATCTCTTTTGGGGGTTGGGAGATGAACCTGGAGGAACTTATCGAAAAGGTAGCCAGTGGAGAAATTAAGCTCCACCAAGTGGAAAAATATGCCGGAAGCAAAAGGCTTGCAACTGAGATAAGAAGAAAAGCCCTTGAGAAAAAATTGGGGATATCACTCAAAAACATCGGGCATTACTCTATCGACCCCGAGGAGGTTATCGGGAGGAACATAGAAAACATGATCGGAGTTGTCCAGATACCAATGGGAGTGGCCGGGCCATTAAAGATAAACGGCGAATACGCCAAAGGGGAGTTCTACATTCCCTTGGCAACAACCGAAGGAGCATTGGTTGCAAGCGTTAACAGAGGGTGCTCGGCTTTAACTGCTGCGGGCGGTGTAAAAACAACCATAATCGACGACAAAATGACAAGGGCGCCCCTTTTAAAATGCCCCGATGCAAGAAGGGCAAGAGAAGTTGCCCAATGGGTCGAAAAAAACCTTGAATACCTCCAGGAGAAAGCTGTTTCAAAAGTAACTAGGCATGGAAAGCTTAGGGGGGTTAAGCCTTATATCGTCGGCAATAACCTCTACCTGAGGTTTGAGTTCGAAACTGGAGATGCCATGGGCATGAACATGGTCACGATAGCGAGTGAAGAGATAATGAAGGTTATCGAAGAACACTTCCCGGATGTTAAGTACCTAGCCCTTTCTGGAAACCTCTGCGTTGATAAGAAGCCCAACGCAATGAACTTCATCAACGGAAGGGGAAAAACAGTAATAGCTGAAGCGATCATTCCAAGGGAAATCGTGGAGAAAAAGCTCAAGACAACGCCGGAGCTAATAGCGGAGGTAAACTACAGAAAAAACCTAGTAGGCTCAGCTCAGGCTGGAAGTTATGGATTCAACGCCCATTTTGGAAACATTGTGGGAGCAATATTCTTAGCAACTGGCCAGGATGAGGCCCAAATAACCGAAGGCTCCCATGGAATAACCCTTGCAGAGGTCACCCCTGAGGGGGATTTGTACATAAGCATAACGATGCCGAGCCTCGAAATCGGAACAGTGGGTGGAGGAACGAGAGTCCCTACGCAGAGGGAAGCGTTAAGCATTATGGGTGTTGCCGGCGGTGGAGAGCCAGCAGGAACAAATGCAAAGAAGTTTGCGGAGATTGTTGCAGGTGCAGTATTGGCGGGAGAACTCTCTTTGCTGGCAGCCATAGCGGCAAAACACTTGGCAAAGGCCCACAAAGAGCTTGGACGTTGAGGTTTATTTCTTTTCTAAAAATTCTAAAACTGATGGCGGGAAGCTTATCTTTGTGATTTTAGTCTTCTTTTTCTTCTCTACTAATCTAACTCCTCTAAACTGCAAAAGCAGGAATGGTTGCCCCATCAGGAATGCCATCAGAAAAACCGCTATTGCAATCAGAACTGAGGAGAGCAAGAAGTCCCAATAACTTTTAGGCTCGAAGAACGCAGATGTAACAACACCTCCCACCATAGAGACCAAAAAGGTCATCATGGAGAATCTCCTGCGCTTCTTAGGGTCTATTTTGCCCTTGCATATGAGCTTAAGGAGATATTTTAATCCCTCGGGAGTAAAAACATCAAACTCAAGCGCCTCTTCAAACTCCACCCTCTCAGGGAAAAGGTAAAACATCCTGTTTAGCTCTCCCCTCACCTCTACTATTCCAATATGTTTACTCCCATATAAAGACTCTGCGAGGCTTTCTAGGGTATAGCATTCTGGGTCTATGAGCCTAATTGGTCGTATTCCCAGAGACGAAAAGCGCTCTTCAAGTGCTTTTGAAGTTTCTGCAAGAGAGCCCGATATTACAGAATAATCACATCTCTTGGGCTTTTTCGAGGTTGAGCTTGGGAGATAAGGGCCCTCAATCCTCCCAACCTCTCCTTTTGTATCCTTTTTTAATGCTCTGCAATGCGAAGATGAAGAACAGTACAAAAGTTACAATGTCGCTGAGCTGAGAAAGGTCAATAACATTTTCAAGTGCCAAATAGCCAGCCATAAATGTTAAAATACCCAGAGCCACTTCTATTGCCGTCACCACAAGTTCAAACGTGCTCCTCTTAGCTAACTTGCCCTCAGCGATTTTCTTAAATATCTCCTCGAGGGCGGAGTCCTTTTTGATGAGGAAGACCATGTACTCGTCCTTATTTTTGAACTTAATCCTCTCCTCACTCGGCACGAGATAAAACCAGCGATTCGTTTCATCAGTCAGTTCAACCACATAGAGCCTGCTTGATTTCGAGAAGAGGTTTTGGGCGTTCATTAAAAGGGTATATTCATCGGGGTTCACTACTCTGTTAAAGGTCTTTCCCTTAAAAAGCTCCTCTAGCTCCTTAGCTCTTTCGCTTATCATTTGTTCGGCCTTTAATTTAATGAGAACGTAGACTAACTTCTTTTCCCTTTTCTGAGGGATATTCTTTTTATCCACTTTCTTTTTGTTCTCTGGTTTTCCTTTAGGCTTTCGTGGAATTATAATTGGGCCCGGAACAAAGGTCATCTCTCTTCCCGCTTAGGATACAACTTCAAATCTTAAAAAGTTATGTTATTGAAAAACCCCAGTTCCCATCGGATCGTTAGGGTATAAATTTTGGTTGGTGGGTGTTAT
The Thermococcus sp. 2319x1 DNA segment above includes these coding regions:
- a CDS encoding phenylalanine--tRNA ligase subunit alpha, producing the protein MELSYQEKLTLIKLRDLKKAKFEDLVKETGLDQVAVMRAVLWLQSKGLAKLHERQKRIVRITELGRKYAKIGLPERRALKLLVERGKVSLDELKEVLSEDELRPIVGILRREGWANAGKEDGKLVLEVTEKGRAAISEERPIDKALKILAEKGEAEAKELEKLIPVKELKGRKIGEEDTKAEREVEITEEGMKLAEGGLELKKEVSVLTPELIKSGEWRKVEFKRFNIQVPVKRLYPGKKQPYRVFLDKIRRKLIEMGFIEMTAESLIETQFWNFDALFQPQNHPARDWTDTYQLKYPKYGSLPDGELVERVRASHEHGWTTGSRGWGYKWDPRMAMLLMPRAHATALSARQLGKGVQIPGKYFAIQRVFRPDVLDRTHLIEFNQVDGFVVDESLTFKHLLGILKRFAVEIAGAKKVKFLPDYYPFTEPSVQMSAYHEELGWVEFGGAGIFREEMTKPLGIDVPVIAWGIGIDRLAMFKLGIDDIRYLFSYDLKWLREAKLVW
- the tdh gene encoding L-threonine 3-dehydrogenase is translated as MGEKMTAIMKTKPAYGAELVEVDVPQPKEGEVLIKVLATSICGTDLHIYEWNEWAQSRIKPPQIMGHEVAGEVVEVGKGVDNIQVGDYISAETHIVCGKCYQCKTGNYHVCQNTKIFGVDTDGVFAEYAIVPAQNAWKNPKEIPPEYATLQEPLGNAVDTVLAGPISGKTVLITGAGPLGLLGIAVAKASGASLVIVSEPSDFRRELAKKVGADVVINPMEEDVVKEVKDLTDGNGVDVFLEFSGAPKALEQGLQAVTPAGRVSLLGLFPREVTFDINNLVIFKALEVHGITGRHLWQTWYTVSNLLRSGKLNLDPIITHKYKGFDKFEEAFELMRAGKTGKVVFFPHKH
- a CDS encoding TRAM domain-containing protein is translated as MDRGGPKLPPVKVGERYKVKIEALGKGGDGIARIKGFVIFVPNTKVGDEVEIVINSVKQKFAFGEIIG
- a CDS encoding MinD/ParA family protein, coding for MPVIIVTGRGGAGKTTTTANLSVYFAQKEYRTLAIDGDLFLPNLGFHFALDNVNYTVHSLLKNPEVDPEWAIYKHAKTGVNVMPGSTRLQDVIGISPKRLRDIVEQMRYKFPVVFVDSPTGIPFDTLPTFEVADYQIIVVEVERSPIYSFETMVENEINKLKAIGEEYGLKIGVVLNKVRESEEVIDHIIDEITENVGLPVVGVIPFDEHVPESINVGIPILAYKPRSDAAIAFYEAGEILEEWMFKKAKKI
- the hmgA gene encoding hydroxymethylglutaryl-CoA reductase (NADPH); the encoded protein is MNLEELIEKVASGEIKLHQVEKYAGSKRLATEIRRKALEKKLGISLKNIGHYSIDPEEVIGRNIENMIGVVQIPMGVAGPLKINGEYAKGEFYIPLATTEGALVASVNRGCSALTAAGGVKTTIIDDKMTRAPLLKCPDARRAREVAQWVEKNLEYLQEKAVSKVTRHGKLRGVKPYIVGNNLYLRFEFETGDAMGMNMVTIASEEIMKVIEEHFPDVKYLALSGNLCVDKKPNAMNFINGRGKTVIAEAIIPREIVEKKLKTTPELIAEVNYRKNLVGSAQAGSYGFNAHFGNIVGAIFLATGQDEAQITEGSHGITLAEVTPEGDLYISITMPSLEIGTVGGGTRVPTQREALSIMGVAGGGEPAGTNAKKFAEIVAGAVLAGELSLLAAIAAKHLAKAHKELGR